A stretch of DNA from Ricinus communis isolate WT05 ecotype wild-type chromosome 4, ASM1957865v1, whole genome shotgun sequence:
ctactgtAGTTATCTAGTatgaaataaggtgtgagaagtctaaattaattaactaatgactatgaatgcaaataaatgaatgaacgACAACTAATAATCGAAAGACAACTGTaacaagagaaacaaacccaaaggggacctaagtgatggaattctaaggttgattttataaattaccaatcttgcttacccgtgcctaaatcctaaatcgaactcggttcctctctcgagctcaccgagttcctaaacctgcactaacctaatggaatctctcctatcagattattataGATTAGCgttaagcgtgatttagaactattagaagttgttagttcttaatccggcgagtaaattaaccttatctctaagtgttaactaccagttcttactgtTCAaattccagttgtaacaagcatttctcaatgtcaagaaacaacctaaaagacaattaattcaacgtctcaaattaactgcatcaaactttattactaaacagcAAGAAGATTAGAAGAATgacatttaaaaatctaataactaagcacaatccatcaacaaaggtgaaccccaatgggttcggcaGCTTTTGTTattcataatgaaagaaacaaatataaaaggaaataaacaacaaaaaaggaaatagAACATGTAACCTCTCTTCTCTCGAATCAGAGTGGAAATGTCACAAGCACCAACTCTGAAGccagcctcaagtatggatctcggatgtctaggtcaatcgtctagaaccttcaatctttgcttgaatctccCAAATCAATCCTCTGAAATGACAgtggtctcccaaaatgtcaagaacagaggTGTAGAAGTGAGGGGTCGCGCACGTAGAGAAGTCTAGAAATCAGAAGCGGAACCCCGACTCATTTTATGTGCGCCTACTTATAGGCAGAAGTGCCCTAGCCCATGCCATGGCCCGTGCCAATATGCACTGCCCATTCAACGGGCAAGAGAGGCTGTGCAAATATGCACGGCCATGCAAATATGCATGGCCATGCAACTGCCTGTGCAAAAGCCTTGAATTGTGCACCAACAAGGAATTGAATCCGAAAAACATCTAGTATGCATAAATCATCCAcatagcttggtttctgcccgaaaatcaatcaatttcccatcaaggagtctgaaaacctgaaaaactcagaaacataccaaagtgcgatcaaacatgaataaatatgactcaaatacatgaataaatgactgataaacagtcaataaatatgcatagaatcatctacatcagTAGGCCACGGTTTCACGCCCTAGGAGTTCCTTACACTTTACGTCAAAAGGTCAAGTTCCCTCATAAAGGCGAAATAGTGATTACCAACGTGGAAGGTGGTAAAGTTGTCTCGGCCATTTAAGAAGTTGTCAAGGAGCTGGAAGCCTCTATTGGATTTTATGTTGCTATTCTTTATGAGGACTATATGGACCCAAAAGTAGCCAGCTTGTTCAAGAAGATGGATTCCATGCTTGGAATGGGGCTGAGAAAGAATTAATAGGGCATTATAGAGTTGCCGAACTTTAAAGGTCAAAAGACTTGACCTAGGCTGGGTACCACGAAGATGAAGACAAGGCTAAACTAAAgggtaagactctaaaagacatATTTTTTCAGGACTACAAACCTTACTCTAGGGAGTTGAACCTATTACAGTAGCTAAGACTGAGGTGCCAGGATTCGAGATATTCAAGAACCTAATCATTGATAAGATGGCCAAGCTAAGTATCATGGAAGTCCGTGAGAAGGTTACCACCAAGGTAGAGGGGCTGAAGCTAGAAGAGTTCATCTCTCTACCTGAAAAGCTGAGTCAGTAAGAGCTAGCTACTCTGATAGAGGAGTATGTCATTGATGTATTCTATGACGATGTAGTCACGTCCGATTTTTAtgaagatgatgtttcttttatttctaagaTTAATGATATAAACTCAGACTTTGCTTGCTTATGCGATATTTTTTCTGATGgtaatatgtattttaataatcatgacatgtgtatgtttgacattaattccattcagattgattcatttaatttaggcataaATGAAAATCCAAGGAATGTTTTgatagctcatgatataactcctgaggagaggagagaattagagaaaataatagaaagaagaaaagaagtgtTTGCTTGGTCTTATTACGACATGCCAAGGTTAGATAGAAAAACAGTGAGCACCACATTCCAACCTATTCGCACATCAAGCCGATTAGGTAGAAGATCAGAAGATTAAGACCTGAATAGGCATAAAACATTTGAGAAGTCCCTACGCAGGTGAAAGCCAATTTTCTCGATGTGATTGACTATTCAGAATGGTTGGCGAATATCGTCCTAGTCCCAAAGAAAGATGTAAAAGTAAGGATGTGCATAGACTATCGGGACCTGAACAAGACATGTCCTAAGGAAAACTTTCCCATTTCTCACATAGATGTGATAGTCGACAGTGCCGCTTCAAGTGTGATGTACTATTTTATTGATGGTTTCTCTAGGTACAACCAGATCATAATGGCAGTGGTGGACAAGCTGAAGGACGTCATCCATTACCAAATGGGGTACGCACTACTATAAGGTTATGCTTTTTGGACTAAAGAATGTAGGGGAAACTTATCAGAGAGTAGCCACTATCTTGTTTCATGACATAATACATAAGGAGGTGGAGGTGTATGTAAACGATATGATGGTAAAGTCTGAAACAAGGGGAGGATATTTCCAAGCTCTTAATAAGTTCTTAGAATGAGTGGAAAGGTATAACTTGAGGCTTAATCCAAAGAAGAGCATATTTGGAGTAACATCACAAAAGTTACTAGGGCATATAGTCAGTTAGTGGGGGATAGAAATCGATCCGACAAGGTAAAGACTATTCAGGAGATGTCAGCACCGAAGATAGAGAAAGAGATCAAAGGATTTCTAGGATGTCTACAATACATAAGCAGGTTCATTTCCAAGATCATAATGGTCTCTGATCCCATATTCAAGCTTTGGAGGAAACACCAACCCATTATATGGGATGAACATTATGAGAAAGCCTTTGATAAGATTAAAGAGTATATGATAAAGTTGCTAGTACTGAAGCCATGGAAAGATGGAAAACCATTGATTCTATACTTGGCCTTGGAAGAGGAAGCCATGGGGGTAATGGTAGTGTAGTGTGGTTTTAATGACGTGGAGCATGCGGTCTATTATTTTAGTAAGAAGTTGTTGCCTTATGAGTTAAAGTATAACCTCATGGAGAAGACGTGTTTGGACATGATATGGGTTACGAGGAAATCGAGACACCAGTTCCAGTCTTATAAGGTGCAAgccatttcaaaaatagagCCACTGAAGTATCTGTTCAAAGCTCTATCTCTTATAGGAAAGTCGGCAAGATGGTTGGTACTTCTAACAGAGTTTCATATCGAGTAGTAAAAGGTAGGGCTATAGCAGAGTTCTTAGCTCAGGATGCAATTTAGGGAGATGACCCTTAGGATTTGGAGTTTTCTGATGAAAATCTGATGTGCAttgttttacacatgtttCTATGCCTAATTACTTGCGTTTTGTGCatatttatcttgttttatgccagaatcacctgtcttttagttcctttcatgtttcaagtGATCATTGATGAACACTATTACTGTTTGAGGGCGATACATGCGAAAACGGACTGGAATTCAACAAAATTGGATAAAGGCTtgcatttcaaggttgagcatgACCTAGGTCAAGGCaatgctgatcagcacggcctagactctggccgtgctaaACCATTGAACTTTGATCTTTAAATTTGGCTTTTTGGCATGGTTTCCTAGGCCatcacggcccgtggtggctcagcaccggcgagCACACGGTTAGGGAGGGAGGGCTTGATTTTGGACTTAGAGGCTCAGAACTTCCTAGACTCTGCCCGAGCTGGTCCAacacgggcttgaccacggccctgttgaattaattatataggCTTTTCCTCTTTGTTTTGAGGGGTTCGGCATTCCTGACCTTAGATGTCATATACGCACGCGAGCCATCTCTTTTCAGACTTTGACGCTTGACTTTGGGAGACAATTTCACACATTGAAGGACGAATTTCAATGGTTCAAGCATCGCATTGAAGATCAGGAGTGGATTTTAAGGCATTCAAAAGGCAATTCGAGGTTCATTATTCAGACTTTGAGATTGAAGATTGTTCATCtgatttgaagaaaaatggtgtacatgtttctaattttctcttatgtatttcttctttattttattttgttcattagCATGAGTAGTTAGAGGTgctgaacccattggggttcctttgTTTGTTGTATTGTACTTcatgtttatgagattttgattatcaattcttgtattcttcttgccttcagtattaataagatattgcattattcatgagacgttgtgcaTTGTGTTCTTTAGATTGCTTTcagtaattgagaaattcattaagttattagaattttaaatagcaagaactgattaacaatcacttagagataagggtaattaactagccggattaacaattaacaactcttaatagcagtggattaatcttaaggctaacctaaaatcaatcgttaggaagagattgcGTCATTTAGGTTCTTAGGCTTAGGAATTTGGTGTTCTCGAGAGGGAActcgaattcaatttagaattcGCTCACGGGTATTataattggtaatcaatctaATTTCTGCCTTTgttaaaatccaactagcctaggccccctttgggtttgctttcttttcttgattgtttcattaaACCTTTACAGATTGCTTGGCATTTAGTTAATCATTTAGCTTGCACCTAGTCATAGATTAGTAACTTCTTTACTATTAgtttaaggttagataacataagatgcTGGAGTAGTTCTAGgctcaccctttcccgagaatacgaccttgatactcgccattagtgctagtcagcatcgataggttcactaccttagattgtagctgcatcaTTAGctcatcaagtttttggcgccgttacCGGGGAACTCTTTGTGTGAACTAAagtgaatttgtgtttgtgttactctagccatttttgttttctatcttttgattctttattcttttattcatttatgtgTTCTTTGGTTGCTGCCTCTtaatttcaggtagtttatgaccaggagctctaatcctaTTCCTGTAGACCCTCTTATTGAACTAGAGTGATCCTTCCGTCTTTTGAGGAAGCGTCTGTAAGAAGAAAAGGAGGCGCGGATATAGATTGAAGCCTTTGTGAATAGACCAGCAGAGATGGGAGACAACAACAACAAGGCTGCGAATGAAAATAGGacaatgtacgagtttgctagaccttctctTAAGGGGACACTGACCAGTATATTGCACCCACCTGTGGCAGCCAATAACTTCGAGATAAAGTCGAACGTGATACAAATGATCCAGAATAGTGTACAATTTAGGGGACTGTCGAGTGAGGACCCAAACGCTCACATAGCCAATTTCTTGGAGAACTATGATACCTTTAAGATAAATGGAAcgactgatgatgccatttggttgaGGCTGTTTCCATTTTTATTGAGGGACCGAGcgaagagatggttgcaatcaCTCCCAACCAACACTATTACGACATAGAGTTCTTTGGCTGATAAGTtcttatataagtattttcctcctgcTAAAACAGCTAGAttgagaaatgacatatcttcttttgtgcagttcgatgacgagagcatgtatgatgccTGGGAGTGGTACAAGCACTTACTTCGGTGTTGCCCGCACCACGGATTACcagtatggatgcaggttTAGACTTTCTATAGTggtttgaaccttgctactAGGCAGATGGTAGATGTTGCAGCAGGTGGGTCCTTGAACAGTAAGATGTCGGAGCAGGCACAAAAtctgatagaggagatggccatgaacaactaccaATGGCAATCCTTTAGGAGTCGGCTAATTAagcagggagtggtcaaccaattagattctacagcagccttagcagctcaggtggagctcTTGGCAAAGAAAATAGACCAGCTCTAGATGCCGGTTCATTCAGCACAGATTGGCTGCGAGTTCTGTGGTGGCCCGTACTATAgtgcaaactgtaatgcgggaggtatgtttgttTCACCTTCCATTTTTTCTCCTTCTCCATCTTCTATTATTTCTGCTGACCCTGAATATGTAGACTATATGGGTAATACACCTAGACAGTAGAACAATCCCCTACAACAACACATACAACCCCGGTTGgtgcaatcatcccaacttcagttggaggaacaataacaCCTAGGGACCACTAGGTTTTCAAAGATTGCATCAGCAACAGCCCTAGCAGCAGGCTGGTCCATCCCAACTACCTCCACCTTAGGAGAAGAAGCCCAATCTCGAGGAGTTGgtgatgaagtttgtgtccTCTACTAACAATAGGTTCTAGCAGACGGacagtgcacttaggaatcagcaGGCCTGCATTTAGAATTTGGAGACTTAAATAGGCCAGATTTCTAGGATGTTGGCTGAGAGGCAGCCAAGGACTTTGCCTAGCAGTACAGAGTCcaacccgagggagcatgtGAACGCAATCATGTTGCGGTCATGTAAGTATGTTCCTAGTCCTTCTTCTATTTTTAACAATGATGCTGATGCGCAGGTAGATTCAAGCAAGGAAGTTGAATCTACCAAGGTGAAAGAACTAgagaaggaagaggcaaaggaGATTCCACTAAGGGAATATCAGCCCAAAATTTCGTACCCTACTAGATTAGGTGCAAGTCAAACAGCAGTTTGGTAAATTTCTGGATATTTTTAAACAACTACATAtaaacttaccttttgttgaagttATTTCGCAGATGCCTAGGTATACGAAGTTCTTAAAGAAGATTCttagcaacaaaaggaagttTGAGGACTTGGCGTGCGTTATGCTAAATGAGGAATGTTTGgcaatttttcaaaataagttACCGAAAAAGCGACATGATCCAGtgagttttactattccttgtGTTATAGGTAACTTATCTGTTAATTATGCTTTAGTTGATTTAGGGGCTAGCATTAATATAATACCGTACAAATTATTTGTAAAGTTGGGGTTAGGAGAGACCAAGCCCACTAGAATGAGTATACAGTTAGCTGATAGATCTGTTAAGTATCCTAGGGGTATTATAGAGAATGTGCTAGTAAAagtcaataaatttatatttcctgcTGATTTTATGATCTTGGACATGGACGTTGAGAGTAGTGTACCCCTAATGCTAGATAGACCTtttcttgcaacatctagggcAATGATAGATGTTTATGATGGAAAGTTAAAACCTAGGGTAAGGGATGAGACTATCACCTTTGACTTGCATAATTCCATAAGCTAGTTTTTATATCATAATAATGTTATGTATgctattaatatatttgacGATGCTATTGAGACATAGTTACAGGAAGTATTAGTTGAAGACCCTCTACAAGTCACTTTGCCAAGGGGAGATGAGCATGAGCAGTCAAATGAGgaagtgttggagcaacttGAGTTTCTGTTAGCAAACGAGCCAAGCAACAATACTGATGAGGTTGTTGTAATTAACAAGATAGGTATGCAGAAGTTGAGGCCATCACTTGAGGAACCGTTGGTTCTCGATTTGAAAGAGCTTCCACAGTGTCTTGACTATGCATATTGGATGAGGATAACAGGCTGCCTGTCATTCCAACAGCAGACTTGACACCCGAGGTGAGGGAAATGACATTGCCCTCTCGAAGGAATTACCTAGAAGCGGTTGCTTGGAGGATTGCTGACATTCTAAGGATCCATAACTTGGCAGTTCAATCGCAGCATATGTCAAACCCGCACATGCAGGGAGTTATCACCgagtccagctaaatgactcgAGAAACAAAAagcacttttgggaggcaccccaacttttatttagttttggAACATTTTTTTAGTTCTAGTTTTCatgttttatttcattttctattatttctttatttttcattttcagctCCTATCGAGGACCTACCGAATTTCCACTCCACCAGCCTCGGCGaatgatcagggcagtccccctggatcttctttttattttctacgttgatttactttatttttcatacacgTCATGTACCtagatattattgattttgctttctttatttgtacatCCCATGTGGGGTACCCACTTC
This window harbors:
- the LOC125369830 gene encoding uncharacterized protein LOC125369830, whose amino-acid sequence is MLAERQPRTLPSSTESNPREHVNAIMLRSCKYVPSPSSIFNNDADAQVDSSKEVESTKVKELEKEEAKEIPLREYQPKISYPTRLGASQTAVWYTKFLKKILSNKRKFEDLACVMLNEECLAIFQNKLPKKRHDPVSFTIPCVIGNLSVNYALVDLGASINIIPYKLFVKLGLGETKPTRMSIQLADRSVKYPRGIIENVLVKVNKFIFPADFMILDMDVESSVPLMLDRPFLATSRAMIDVYDGKLKPRLQEVLVEDPLQVTLPRGDEHEQSNEEVLEQLEFLLANEPSNNTDEVVVINKIGMQKLRPSLEEPLVLDLKELPQCLDYAYWMRITGCLSFQQQT